A part of Saccopteryx bilineata isolate mSacBil1 chromosome 8, mSacBil1_pri_phased_curated, whole genome shotgun sequence genomic DNA contains:
- the NIT2 gene encoding omega-amidase NIT2 has translation MATFRLALIQLQVSSIKSDNLARACSLVRKAATQGAKIVSLPECFNSPYGTNYFPEYAEEIPGESTRKLSEVAKECSIYLIGGSIPEEDSGKLYNTCAVFGPDGALLVKHRKLHLFDIDVPGKITFQESKTLSPGDSFSMFETPYCKVGLGICYDIRFAELAQIYAQRGCQLLVYPGAFNLTTGPAHWELLQRARAVDNQVYVATASPARDDKASYVAWGHSTVVNPWGEVLAKAGTEETVVYSDIDLKKMAEIRQQIPINSQKRRDLYAVEAKKP, from the exons ATGGCCA CTTTCCGCTTGGCCCTCATTCAACTGCAGGTTTCATCCATCAAGTCAGATAACCTCGCGCGAGCTTGTAGCCTTGTCCGGAAGGCAGCCACGCAAGGAGCAAAAATCGTTTCTCTGCCG GAATGCTTTAATTCTCCATATGGAACAAACTATTTCCCTGAATATGCAGAGGAAATTCCTGGGGAATCCACACGGAAGCTGTCTGAAGTAGCAAAGGAGTGCAGCATCTATCTCATTGGAG GTTCCATTCCTGAAGAGGATTCTGGGAAATTATATAACACATGTGCTGTGTTTGGGCCTGACGGAGCTTTACTGGTAAAGCACAGAAAG CTCCATCTGTTTGACATTGACGTTCCTGGGAAAATTACATTTCAAGAATCTAAAACATTGAGTCCTGGTGATAGTTTCTCCATGTTTGAGACTC CTTACTGCAAAGTGGGCCTGGGCATCTGCTACGACATCCGCTTTGCAGAGCTTGCCCAGATCTACGCACAGAGAG GCTGCCAGCTGCTGGTGTACCCTGGAGCTTTCAATCTGACGACTGGACCGGCTCACTGGGAGTTGCTTCAGCGAGCCCG GGCTGTTGATAACCAGGTGTATGTCGCCACGGCATCTCCTGCCCGAGATGACAAGGCCTCCTATGTTGCCTGGGGACACAGCACTGTCGTGAATCCTTG GGGCGAGGTCCTTGCCAAAGCCGGCACTGAGGAGACGGTCGTGTATTCGGACATAG ACCTGAAGAAGATGGCTGAAATACGCCAGCAAATTCCCATTAATAGCCAGAAGCGACGGGACCTCTATGCTGTGGAGGCCAAGAAGCCTTAA